A single Phytohabitans houttuyneae DNA region contains:
- a CDS encoding M1 family metallopeptidase produces the protein MKEAARAGADRSGDPYLPEHGNGGYRTRHYDLDLDYRIATNRLTGRATVTAVATHGLTRLSLDLAGLRVEQVLVDGAAARYSHVRHKLHVRPPVPVPAGAEFRVEVRYGGRPRPLAGRWGDIGWDELADGVLVASQPVGAPSWFPCNDHPADKASYRIAVTAATPYTVVATGRLAERRRGASTTAWVYELPEPTPSYLVSIQIGRYERTNLYSGVPVQRAAVPTRLRRPFAHDFGRQGEMMQVLQRFFGAYPFTEYTVVVTDDDLDDPIEAQGMSIFGANHVDGRRTHERLVAHELAHQWFGNSLTVADWRHIWLNEGFATYAEWLWSGASGGPPVEGLARMWHARLRTRAADLRIGDPGVSRMFDERLYKRGGLTLHALRREVGDDVFFRTLRAWVAEHRHGTVTTAQFIALAERHAARPLHDFFQAWLYAAPCPTCPAPFRRVDQGVGGRACRRVHPRSP, from the coding sequence ATGAAGGAGGCCGCCCGCGCGGGTGCGGACCGTTCCGGCGATCCCTACCTTCCCGAGCACGGAAACGGCGGCTACCGGACCCGCCACTACGACCTCGACCTCGACTACCGGATCGCCACCAACCGGCTCACCGGGCGGGCGACCGTCACGGCGGTCGCCACCCACGGGCTGACCCGGCTGAGCCTCGACCTGGCCGGGCTCCGGGTCGAGCAGGTGCTCGTGGACGGTGCGGCCGCGCGGTACTCCCACGTGCGCCACAAGCTCCACGTCCGGCCGCCGGTGCCGGTGCCGGCCGGTGCGGAGTTCCGGGTCGAGGTGCGCTACGGCGGCCGGCCTCGCCCGCTCGCCGGGCGCTGGGGCGACATCGGGTGGGACGAGCTGGCCGACGGCGTGCTCGTGGCCAGCCAACCGGTGGGTGCGCCGTCCTGGTTTCCGTGCAACGACCATCCGGCGGACAAGGCGAGCTACCGCATCGCGGTGACGGCGGCGACGCCGTACACGGTGGTCGCCACCGGGAGGCTGGCCGAGCGCCGGCGCGGCGCGAGCACGACGGCCTGGGTGTACGAGCTGCCGGAGCCGACCCCCTCCTACCTGGTGAGCATCCAGATAGGACGGTACGAGCGCACGAACCTCTACAGTGGAGTGCCGGTGCAGCGGGCCGCCGTGCCGACGAGGCTGCGCCGCCCCTTCGCGCACGACTTCGGCCGCCAAGGCGAGATGATGCAGGTGCTGCAGCGGTTCTTCGGTGCGTACCCGTTCACCGAGTACACCGTCGTGGTCACGGACGACGACCTCGACGACCCGATCGAGGCGCAGGGCATGTCCATCTTCGGCGCCAACCACGTGGACGGGCGGCGCACCCACGAGCGCCTCGTCGCGCACGAGCTGGCCCACCAGTGGTTCGGCAACAGCCTGACGGTGGCCGACTGGCGGCACATCTGGCTCAACGAGGGGTTCGCGACGTACGCGGAGTGGCTGTGGTCCGGCGCGTCGGGCGGCCCGCCGGTGGAAGGGCTCGCGCGGATGTGGCACGCCCGGCTCCGGACCCGCGCCGCCGACCTGCGGATCGGCGACCCCGGCGTGTCACGGATGTTCGACGAACGCCTGTACAAGCGCGGCGGCCTGACGCTGCACGCGCTGCGCCGCGAGGTCGGCGACGACGTCTTCTTCCGCACCCTGCGCGCCTGGGTCGCCGAACACCGCCACGGCACGGTGACGACGGCCCAGTTCATCGCGCTCGCCGAGCGCCACGCCGCCCGCCCGCTGCACGACTTCTTCCAAGCCTGGCTCTACGCCGCCCCCTGCCCGACCTGCCCGGCCCCCTTTCGGCGGGTTGATCAGGGAGTTGGTGGGCGTGCCTGCCGGCGTGTCCACCCACGAAGTCCCTGA
- a CDS encoding SAM-dependent methyltransferase, producing the protein MSLVDERAPKIDSTVPHSARVWNYWLGGKDNYAADRAVGEQVRELYPEIVDIALASRAFLVRSVRFLAAEAGVRQFLDIGTGLPTAGNTHEVAQEVAPDARIVYVDNDPLVLVHARALLTSTDLGATDYVDADVRDPDTILAEAAHTLDFTRPVALMMLGILGNVLDTGEAQAIVRRLVGALPPGSYLVVNDGTDTVEAGVESAQVRGDAGDPYCLRSPEMIARFFDGLDLLEPGVVSTPHWRPDPGPLPPELGVACGVARKP; encoded by the coding sequence TTGTCCCTTGTGGACGAGCGCGCCCCGAAGATAGACAGCACTGTCCCGCACTCCGCGCGGGTGTGGAACTACTGGCTCGGCGGCAAGGACAACTACGCCGCCGACCGGGCCGTCGGCGAGCAGGTACGCGAGCTGTACCCGGAGATCGTCGACATCGCCCTGGCGTCGCGGGCGTTTCTGGTCCGGTCGGTGCGGTTCCTGGCCGCCGAGGCCGGTGTCCGCCAGTTTCTCGACATCGGCACCGGCCTGCCGACCGCCGGCAACACGCACGAGGTGGCACAGGAGGTCGCGCCGGACGCGCGCATCGTCTACGTCGACAACGACCCGCTGGTGCTCGTGCACGCCCGCGCCCTGCTGACCAGCACCGACCTGGGCGCCACCGACTACGTCGACGCGGACGTGCGCGACCCGGACACGATCCTGGCCGAGGCCGCGCACACGCTGGACTTCACGCGGCCGGTCGCCCTGATGATGCTCGGCATCCTCGGCAACGTCCTCGACACCGGCGAGGCCCAGGCCATCGTGCGCCGCCTCGTCGGCGCCCTCCCGCCCGGCAGCTACCTGGTGGTCAACGACGGCACCGACACCGTCGAGGCGGGCGTGGAGAGCGCCCAGGTCCGCGGCGACGCGGGCGACCCGTACTGCCTGCGCAGCCCCGAGATGATCGCCCGCTTCTTCGACGGCCTGGACCTGCTGGAGCCCGGTGTCGTCTCCACGCCGCACTGGCGCCCCGACCCCGGCCCGCTGCCGCCGGAGCTGGGCGTGGCGTGCGGGGTCGCGCGCAAGCCGTAG
- a CDS encoding FtsX-like permease family protein: protein MIRRRLPALHWPSVRGRARADAGPLLLVAAVVALVTLLAGAAPPMLRATADDAVRDATRTAGRDADVLAHSGWEYDDAPGGGRTRNPRLAEEVDGFRDQADAALDPVVRGVLRPPVAVVSGPTLKVTDGSVLRTFQLNYLVDERGAYSDRQVTWVAGTPPAPSVPPAEESTVVPYSGPPWPVQVGLSEVDAAALGVRPGDRIPLADQYRRVKDVRVSGIFRPVDSTDPTWRLVPWLLRPTSGTDGVGTTRLGGLLSPGSLPDARVAYENDELDRTVRFTPEPDALDAGVAEGVTRTLVTLKATSAASSVYDSSLRWESQLDLVLRDVQLRVNAAGAQASVLLIGVLAAAVLVLLLAADLLARRRAQPLTAARQRGAALADLGAELLVESAAVAVAAAAVGLALARLAAPGVAWGWAVPVAVAATAAGPAFGTLLAARATRDRRAPANRAARRWLLRTGQLRRATAEAAVLIGAAAALVALHQRGILPAVAGGATGAWSTQDSGATLPSSAPALGAVAGALVVLRLLPAGLRAALRRSMRSRRPLAAVGAARAAATAAHALPLVAMVAAAGLASFAFTLDATAGRGLDGGAWRTVGADARLDANPAAGVDVEALARRVAAQPGVRQAVPAQVTDGARVTTPATLVTPRLVVVDAAAFQRLLATTPLPDAPQLARLTAPADGGVPALVRSSDGSLRPGTRMQLPRGDDAPAVVLTAVATGPAVGDTEDVVIVDAAAMAAAGVPVVPNTVWVTGPGTAQAVETGAGVNTVLRADLVRERRTAPLTAGLLRLAWASAAALLVLGLLGLALGAAASAPERWLTIGRLRTLGLRLREARWVAAGELLPPVAVAAVAGPLLGVLLAYLTFGPLALRVLVGTDADPAVAVPWWGAALVAAAFLAAVAVVVPIESALRRRRRLSEVLRAGGG, encoded by the coding sequence GTGATCCGGCGGCGGCTCCCGGCCCTGCACTGGCCGAGTGTGCGGGGCCGCGCGCGGGCCGACGCCGGACCGCTGCTGCTGGTCGCCGCCGTCGTCGCGCTCGTCACGCTGCTCGCCGGCGCGGCGCCGCCCATGCTGCGCGCCACCGCCGACGACGCGGTCCGCGACGCCACCCGCACCGCCGGCCGGGACGCCGACGTGCTGGCCCACTCCGGCTGGGAGTACGACGACGCGCCCGGCGGCGGCCGCACCCGCAACCCCCGCCTCGCCGAGGAGGTCGACGGCTTCCGCGACCAGGCCGACGCCGCCCTCGACCCCGTGGTGCGCGGCGTGCTGCGCCCGCCCGTCGCCGTGGTCTCCGGACCCACGCTGAAGGTCACCGACGGCAGCGTGCTGCGCACGTTCCAGCTCAACTACCTCGTGGACGAGCGCGGCGCGTACAGCGACCGCCAGGTCACCTGGGTCGCCGGCACCCCGCCCGCGCCGTCCGTGCCGCCGGCCGAGGAGAGCACGGTCGTGCCGTACAGCGGTCCACCGTGGCCGGTGCAGGTCGGACTCTCCGAAGTGGACGCCGCCGCCCTCGGCGTGCGGCCGGGCGACCGCATCCCGCTCGCCGACCAGTACCGGCGGGTCAAGGACGTGCGGGTCAGCGGCATCTTCCGGCCGGTCGACAGCACCGACCCGACCTGGCGGCTCGTGCCCTGGCTGCTGCGGCCCACCTCGGGTACCGACGGTGTGGGCACCACCCGCCTCGGCGGCCTGCTGTCGCCCGGCTCGCTGCCCGACGCCCGGGTCGCGTACGAGAACGACGAGCTGGACCGCACCGTACGCTTCACGCCCGAACCGGACGCCCTCGACGCCGGCGTCGCCGAGGGCGTCACGCGCACGCTCGTCACGCTCAAGGCGACCTCCGCCGCGTCCAGCGTCTACGACTCCTCGCTGCGGTGGGAGTCGCAGCTCGACCTCGTGCTGCGGGACGTGCAGCTGCGGGTCAACGCGGCCGGCGCGCAGGCGTCCGTCCTGCTCATCGGCGTGCTGGCCGCCGCGGTACTCGTGCTGCTGCTCGCCGCCGACCTGCTCGCCCGCCGCCGCGCCCAGCCGCTGACCGCCGCCCGGCAACGCGGTGCGGCCCTGGCCGACCTCGGCGCGGAACTGCTCGTGGAGTCGGCCGCCGTCGCCGTGGCCGCCGCCGCGGTCGGGCTGGCCCTGGCCCGCCTCGCCGCACCGGGCGTCGCCTGGGGGTGGGCGGTCCCCGTGGCGGTGGCCGCGACCGCCGCCGGCCCGGCGTTCGGCACGCTCCTGGCCGCCCGGGCCACCCGCGACCGGCGCGCTCCCGCCAACCGCGCCGCGCGACGGTGGCTGCTCCGCACCGGGCAGCTGCGCCGCGCCACCGCCGAGGCCGCGGTCCTGATCGGCGCCGCGGCGGCGCTCGTCGCGCTCCACCAGCGCGGGATCCTGCCCGCCGTCGCCGGCGGCGCCACCGGCGCGTGGTCCACACAGGACAGCGGTGCGACGCTGCCGTCCAGCGCGCCCGCCCTCGGCGCCGTCGCCGGCGCGCTCGTCGTGCTCCGCCTGCTGCCGGCCGGCCTGCGCGCGGCGCTGCGGCGGAGCATGCGCTCCCGGCGTCCCCTCGCCGCGGTCGGCGCCGCCCGGGCCGCCGCCACCGCCGCGCACGCCCTGCCGCTGGTGGCGATGGTCGCCGCTGCCGGCCTCGCCTCGTTCGCGTTCACCCTCGACGCCACCGCTGGCCGCGGCCTGGACGGCGGCGCGTGGCGCACCGTCGGCGCCGACGCCCGCCTGGACGCCAACCCCGCCGCCGGTGTCGACGTGGAGGCGCTCGCGCGGCGCGTCGCGGCGCAGCCGGGCGTCCGGCAGGCCGTCCCCGCCCAGGTCACCGACGGTGCCCGCGTCACCACCCCGGCGACGCTGGTCACCCCGCGCCTGGTGGTCGTGGACGCGGCCGCCTTCCAGCGGCTGCTGGCCACCACCCCGCTGCCCGACGCCCCGCAGCTCGCCCGCCTCACGGCGCCGGCTGACGGCGGCGTGCCCGCCCTCGTGCGGTCCAGCGACGGCAGCCTGCGCCCCGGCACCCGCATGCAGCTGCCGCGGGGGGACGACGCACCCGCCGTCGTGCTCACCGCCGTCGCGACCGGGCCGGCCGTCGGCGACACGGAGGACGTCGTCATCGTGGACGCCGCCGCGATGGCCGCCGCCGGCGTGCCCGTCGTGCCCAACACCGTCTGGGTCACCGGCCCGGGCACGGCACAGGCCGTCGAAACCGGTGCCGGCGTGAACACCGTGCTGCGCGCCGACCTTGTCCGGGAACGCCGCACGGCTCCGCTGACCGCTGGCCTGCTGCGCCTGGCATGGGCGTCGGCCGCGGCGCTGCTGGTGCTGGGGCTGCTCGGCCTCGCGCTGGGTGCCGCCGCGAGTGCGCCGGAACGGTGGCTGACCATCGGCCGCCTGCGCACCCTCGGGCTCCGCCTGCGCGAGGCCCGCTGGGTCGCCGCGGGCGAACTGCTGCCGCCGGTGGCGGTGGCCGCCGTCGCCGGACCACTGCTGGGCGTGCTGCTCGCGTACCTGACGTTCGGCCCGCTCGCACTGCGCGTGCTCGTCGGCACCGACGCCGACCCGGCGGTGGCGGTGCCGTGGTGGGGCGCCGCCCTCGTCGCGGCCGCGTTCCTCGCCGCCGTCGCCGTGGTCGTGCCGATCGAGTCGGCCCTGCGCCGCCGGCGCCGGCTCAGCGAGGTCCTCCGCGCCGGCGGCGGCTAG
- a CDS encoding NEW3 domain-containing protein has translation MTPPDPWSTVRAPEGWTVTATTSNHRRSLGADASPGTMWTVLVPEATAAGSYPIRVTTAYAWGPAGGPAAARASWSPRSSPPRPTAAAT, from the coding sequence ATGACGCCACCCGATCCGTGGAGCACCGTGCGGGCGCCGGAGGGCTGGACGGTGACGGCCACCACGTCGAACCACCGCCGTTCGCTGGGCGCGGACGCGTCCCCCGGTACAATGTGGACGGTTTTGGTGCCGGAAGCGACCGCGGCCGGCAGCTATCCGATCAGGGTGACCACCGCGTACGCCTGGGGCCCCGCCGGCGGGCCGGCAGCAGCGCGAGCGAGCTGGTCGCCGCGGTCGTCGCCGCCCCGCCCGACGGCCGCCGCCACCTGA
- a CDS encoding FtsX-like permease family protein: MLSVLARRARAQWPLLAALLAVVAIGATLLGTCALLVTRTGEQAIEVVAARAAPDEVKATAFNVTVRGADATSVAADTRAVLTSALAPFATTTSTRASSVNRSLPAATEVAGMPAETYLSGLDDLPARAVLLDGRWPRAATAAAAPLEAVVLEATARLLGLAPGSRVRLGAELSIGPAPPLDVTVVGVARPLPGGEWDRDPLAGAGYDHAFKGQGPEPVHAYGPFLVDLRDLFASGSLIGRLEVTARPDLSHATGSQLDAVTGNLAGADRRLAGALGDRVRIHRVESPLPRTMELARVQQRVTAAAVLAVAVIGCVLTATALALAGRLTAGTRTAETALLSALGVSPRQFAAAATVEGGAIALLAAALAVPASSALHSGLTRLAPLAGAGLAVGPGVNTAQVLAVAAGAVGLAAMLVLLAIRRAAPSGERHHRRELLARSGADLLLVAFAAVGLWQLGAQPAGSGARADAVRVAAPALVLAAGAALALRVAPPALRGVDRLARGARGLAFPLAAIEAARRSHAMATGLLIGLACAAGTFGIALNATWERSQHDQADLSVGTDLAITLDAAPRTGDGAAVTAATGGAVSPAVDRGIAVGQWIGSAGDPPRLVATDTARAAALLRGRMDGGWAGVGAALAPPARVEGLAVPAGAVLTVAGTSAGPAPLAATPRLLLQDATGLRTTCDGEPLLLDGTAREIRDCAPVDGLRLVAVALPFSPAADGSGSAVSVTLTVPGATPGPTWTATSAPPVPQQVSDPAVTVAAAPAGARLTMTATVQLTGSDAAARTLVATAFPDPGTVPVAVSSRFAGELDVHKGSPLSLSIGTTPLTVTVAEVLPTVPSAPGAAAILADLDTLSRALAVAGHLEYPMDAWWVGEPAHAGAAARATDLHLGAVTTRAGEAARLVGSPPRAGLPAALRLLVPAAVLLLFAGVVLHVTFDLRLRAVEVARLRGLGMYRREIRAVLLGQHAGVLVPLVIAGVAVGALATWTVAPLMVRSDTGAVPVPAVLPVWPWGAQAALVALLLAGSVLATAAVVVAQSRRADAAHLRVTS, encoded by the coding sequence GTGCTGAGCGTGCTCGCCCGCCGCGCCCGCGCGCAGTGGCCGCTACTGGCCGCCCTGCTGGCGGTGGTCGCGATCGGCGCCACGCTGCTGGGCACCTGCGCGCTGCTGGTCACCCGCACCGGCGAGCAGGCCATCGAGGTGGTCGCCGCCCGGGCCGCGCCCGACGAGGTCAAGGCGACCGCCTTCAACGTCACCGTCCGCGGCGCCGACGCGACCTCGGTCGCCGCGGACACGCGCGCGGTGCTCACCTCGGCGCTCGCGCCGTTCGCCACCACCACCTCCACCCGGGCGTCGTCGGTGAACCGGTCGCTGCCGGCCGCCACCGAGGTGGCCGGGATGCCGGCCGAGACATACCTGTCCGGCCTCGACGACCTCCCCGCCCGCGCCGTGCTCCTCGACGGGCGCTGGCCGAGGGCCGCGACCGCTGCCGCGGCGCCGCTGGAGGCGGTCGTCCTCGAAGCCACCGCGCGGCTGCTCGGCCTCGCGCCCGGCAGCCGGGTACGCCTCGGCGCCGAGCTGTCCATCGGCCCGGCCCCGCCGCTCGACGTGACCGTCGTCGGCGTCGCCCGCCCGCTGCCCGGCGGCGAATGGGACCGCGACCCGCTGGCCGGCGCCGGCTACGACCACGCCTTCAAGGGGCAGGGACCGGAGCCGGTGCACGCGTACGGGCCGTTCCTGGTCGACCTGCGCGACCTGTTCGCCAGCGGCTCGCTCATCGGCCGCCTGGAGGTCACCGCCCGCCCCGACCTGTCCCACGCCACCGGCTCGCAGCTGGACGCCGTGACCGGCAACCTCGCCGGCGCCGACCGGCGGCTGGCCGGCGCGCTCGGCGACCGGGTACGCATCCACCGCGTCGAGTCGCCGCTGCCCCGGACCATGGAGCTGGCCCGCGTGCAGCAGCGGGTGACCGCCGCCGCTGTCCTCGCGGTCGCCGTCATCGGCTGCGTCCTGACCGCGACCGCCCTCGCGCTCGCCGGCCGCCTCACCGCCGGCACGCGGACGGCGGAGACCGCGCTGCTGTCCGCGCTGGGCGTCAGCCCCCGGCAGTTCGCCGCCGCCGCGACCGTCGAGGGCGGCGCCATCGCGCTCCTGGCCGCCGCGCTCGCGGTGCCGGCCTCGTCCGCCCTGCACTCCGGCCTCACCCGGCTCGCGCCGCTGGCCGGCGCCGGGCTCGCGGTCGGTCCGGGTGTCAACACCGCGCAGGTACTCGCGGTCGCCGCCGGCGCGGTGGGGCTCGCGGCGATGCTCGTGCTCCTCGCGATCCGGCGCGCCGCACCGTCCGGCGAGCGCCACCACCGCCGCGAGCTGCTCGCCCGCTCCGGCGCCGACCTGCTGCTCGTGGCGTTCGCCGCCGTGGGCCTGTGGCAGCTCGGCGCCCAGCCCGCGGGCTCGGGCGCCCGCGCCGACGCGGTACGCGTGGCGGCACCGGCCCTCGTGCTCGCCGCCGGCGCCGCGCTGGCCCTGCGGGTGGCGCCGCCCGCGCTGCGCGGCGTGGACCGGCTCGCGCGCGGCGCGCGTGGGCTCGCGTTTCCGCTCGCCGCGATCGAGGCGGCCCGCCGCTCCCACGCGATGGCCACCGGCCTGCTGATCGGACTCGCCTGCGCGGCGGGCACGTTCGGGATCGCGCTCAACGCCACCTGGGAACGCTCGCAGCACGACCAGGCCGACCTGTCCGTCGGCACCGACCTGGCCATCACCCTCGACGCAGCGCCGCGCACCGGCGACGGGGCGGCCGTCACCGCGGCCACCGGCGGTGCCGTGAGCCCGGCCGTCGACCGCGGCATCGCCGTCGGGCAGTGGATCGGCAGCGCGGGCGACCCGCCGCGCCTGGTGGCCACCGACACCGCGCGCGCAGCGGCGCTGCTGCGCGGCCGGATGGACGGCGGCTGGGCGGGCGTGGGCGCGGCCCTGGCACCGCCGGCACGCGTCGAAGGGCTGGCGGTACCGGCCGGTGCGGTGCTCACGGTCGCCGGTACCTCCGCCGGCCCGGCGCCGCTGGCCGCGACGCCGCGGCTGCTGCTGCAGGACGCGACCGGCCTGCGTACCACCTGCGACGGCGAGCCGCTGCTCCTGGACGGCACCGCGCGGGAGATCCGGGACTGCGCGCCCGTCGACGGCCTGCGGCTGGTCGCCGTGGCGCTGCCGTTCTCGCCGGCCGCCGATGGTTCCGGCAGCGCCGTCTCCGTCACGCTCACCGTGCCCGGCGCCACGCCCGGTCCAACGTGGACAGCCACGTCCGCGCCGCCGGTACCGCAGCAGGTGTCCGACCCGGCCGTCACCGTCGCCGCCGCGCCCGCCGGAGCGCGGCTGACCATGACCGCGACGGTGCAGCTCACCGGATCCGACGCGGCGGCCCGCACGCTCGTGGCCACCGCGTTTCCCGACCCCGGGACGGTACCGGTGGCGGTGTCCAGCCGCTTCGCCGGCGAGCTCGACGTCCACAAAGGATCGCCGCTCAGCCTCTCCATCGGCACCACACCGCTGACCGTCACGGTCGCCGAGGTGCTGCCCACCGTCCCGTCCGCGCCCGGCGCCGCCGCGATCCTGGCCGACCTGGACACCCTCTCCCGCGCGCTCGCGGTCGCCGGGCACCTGGAGTACCCGATGGACGCCTGGTGGGTCGGCGAGCCCGCGCACGCCGGCGCCGCCGCCCGCGCCACCGACCTGCACCTGGGCGCCGTCACCACCCGCGCGGGCGAGGCGGCCCGGCTCGTCGGCAGCCCGCCCCGCGCCGGGCTGCCGGCCGCACTGCGGCTGCTGGTGCCCGCCGCGGTGCTGCTGCTGTTCGCCGGCGTGGTCCTGCACGTGACCTTCGACCTGCGGCTGCGCGCGGTCGAGGTGGCGCGGCTGCGCGGCCTCGGCATGTACCGGCGGGAGATCCGCGCCGTCCTGCTCGGCCAGCACGCCGGCGTGCTGGTACCGCTCGTGATCGCTGGCGTGGCCGTCGGCGCGCTCGCCACCTGGACCGTCGCGCCGCTCATGGTCCGCTCCGACACCGGGGCCGTGCCCGTGCCGGCCGTGCTGCCGGTCTGGCCGTGGGGCGCGCAGGCCGCCCTTGTCGCCCTGCTGCTGGCCGGTTCCGTGCTCGCGACCGCCGCCGTGGTCGTGGCCCAGTCCCGCCGCGCCGACGCCGCGCACCTGCGGGTGACGTCGTGA
- a CDS encoding ABC transporter ATP-binding protein codes for MSKPPLSVPQPSPRTPEPGPETMIACESLVRIYQTGSVEVQALQGLDLVVERGEMIAVVGASGSGKSTLLSILAGIDAPTAGRARVDRWNLLSMSRSDRVRYRRHTVGFVRQQTASNLVPYLTARQMVDLPLTAARAPAGDRRTRPGELLEVLGVGHCADRRPAQLSGGEQMRVAIAVALANRPRVLLADEPTGELDADTSAQVFQALRDVNRQFAVTVVVVTHDPEVSGQVERTVAIRDGRTSSEVLRRTATAEDGGTHVIAEEYAVMDRAGRVQIPRDYREALALTRRVRLALEADRVEIRPNGGVDA; via the coding sequence ATGTCCAAGCCGCCGCTTTCCGTGCCGCAGCCGTCCCCCCGGACGCCCGAGCCCGGTCCGGAGACGATGATCGCCTGCGAGAGCCTGGTGCGGATCTACCAGACCGGCTCGGTCGAGGTGCAGGCCCTGCAGGGGCTCGACCTGGTCGTGGAGCGCGGCGAGATGATCGCCGTCGTCGGCGCGTCCGGGTCCGGCAAGTCGACCCTGCTGTCGATCCTCGCCGGCATCGACGCGCCCACCGCCGGGCGGGCGCGGGTCGACCGGTGGAACCTGCTGTCGATGTCCCGGTCCGACCGCGTGCGGTACCGGCGGCACACCGTCGGGTTCGTGCGGCAGCAGACGGCGAGCAACCTCGTGCCGTACCTGACCGCCCGCCAGATGGTCGACCTGCCGCTGACGGCCGCCCGCGCACCGGCCGGCGACCGCCGTACCCGCCCCGGCGAGCTGCTGGAGGTCCTCGGCGTCGGGCACTGCGCCGACCGGCGTCCCGCGCAGCTGTCCGGCGGCGAGCAGATGCGCGTCGCCATCGCGGTCGCGCTCGCCAACCGGCCGCGCGTGCTGCTGGCCGACGAGCCCACCGGCGAGCTGGACGCGGACACCTCGGCGCAGGTCTTCCAGGCGCTGCGGGACGTCAACCGGCAGTTCGCCGTCACCGTGGTCGTGGTGACCCACGACCCGGAGGTGAGCGGCCAGGTCGAGCGGACGGTGGCGATCCGTGACGGGCGTACCAGCAGCGAGGTGCTGCGCCGCACCGCCACGGCGGAGGACGGGGGCACCCACGTGATCGCCGAGGAGTACGCGGTGATGGACCGGGCCGGGCGGGTCCAGATCCCGCGCGACTACCGCGAGGCGCTCGCGCTGACCCGGCGGGTACGGCTGGCGCTGGAGGCCGACCGCGTCGAGATCCGCCCGAACGGCGGCGTCGACGCGTGA
- a CDS encoding PadR family transcriptional regulator, which translates to MHEPTFLILTALVDQPRHGYGVIQEVAELSGGRFRLRPGTLYGALDRLTADGLVRVESEEVVDGRLRRYYRLTNEGAQALTEEAERLRRNVDAATRRLARFKSPGWAIG; encoded by the coding sequence ATGCACGAGCCGACGTTCCTGATCCTCACCGCGCTCGTGGACCAGCCCAGGCACGGCTACGGGGTGATCCAGGAGGTGGCGGAGCTGTCCGGCGGCCGGTTCCGGCTGCGTCCCGGCACGCTCTACGGCGCACTGGATCGGCTGACCGCCGACGGCTTGGTCCGCGTCGAGTCCGAGGAGGTCGTCGACGGCCGTCTCCGGCGGTACTACCGGCTGACCAACGAGGGAGCGCAGGCGCTCACCGAGGAGGCCGAACGCCTCCGGCGGAACGTGGACGCGGCGACGCGGCGGCTGGCGCGGTTCAAAAGTCCTGGCTGGGCGATCGGATAG
- a CDS encoding ABC transporter ATP-binding protein, translating to MTGELITVRGVHRRFGTGPASVHALRDVSFDVAAGTMVALVGRSGSGKTTLLNVVGGLDRPDAGTVVVDGTEVTALDDDGLSDLRRAKVAYVFQTFGLIPVMTAAENVGVPLRLARMAPAERERRVELLLDLVGLADHGQQRPDELSGGQQQRVAIARALAASPRLVIADEPTGQLDAETGLAVMALLRGVVESEGVTVLVSTHDPVMMELADRVLRMHDGQVEC from the coding sequence GTGACCGGCGAGCTGATCACGGTGCGCGGCGTCCACCGCCGCTTCGGCACCGGACCGGCGTCGGTGCACGCCCTGCGCGACGTGTCGTTCGACGTCGCCGCCGGCACGATGGTCGCGCTCGTCGGGCGTTCCGGCTCCGGCAAGACGACCCTGCTGAACGTGGTCGGCGGGCTGGACCGCCCCGACGCCGGCACGGTCGTGGTCGACGGCACCGAGGTCACGGCGCTCGACGACGACGGCCTGTCCGACCTGCGGCGGGCCAAGGTCGCATACGTGTTCCAGACGTTCGGCCTGATCCCGGTCATGACCGCCGCGGAGAACGTCGGCGTACCGCTGCGCCTGGCCCGGATGGCGCCCGCGGAGCGCGAGCGGCGGGTGGAGCTGTTGCTCGACCTGGTCGGCCTGGCCGACCACGGGCAGCAGCGCCCGGACGAGCTGTCCGGCGGGCAGCAGCAGCGGGTGGCGATCGCGCGGGCGCTGGCCGCCTCGCCGCGGCTGGTGATCGCCGACGAGCCGACCGGCCAGCTCGACGCCGAGACCGGCCTCGCGGTGATGGCGCTGCTGCGCGGCGTCGTCGAGTCCGAGGGTGTGACCGTGCTGGTCTCCACGCACGACCCGGTGATGATGGAGCTGGCCGACCGGGTGCTGCGCATGCACGACGGGCAGGTCGAGTGCTGA